Proteins from a single region of Acidianus ambivalens:
- a CDS encoding MFS transporter: protein MLKIAIILMKEYIHATISSTLSWAGNIYDLLLITYVYSYLMIAFSLNYLDISILFALGLIGRVAGGMIFGKYADLMGRKPVMIIGTGGYALFQGLMAFSPNALLLFVFRGLEGLFMGAAWTAGMVLAYEKAPVSARGFVTGIYQAGYGIGYALTAVTYFIFLSSLASDWRLFLLTGAFPLILLPYIQLKVGESIKKTEVEKPRYKDYLDVLIKATLAMSGMFIAYFSVFGNYTTIALYYAKMPPYFLATLMLVANMILAGSFVLFGKLADKINKRKLIYAGVIGLLASIPFSVPIFSFLINPYIMFIGTVGFAFSTGFWPVMPLLLADSVPINVRGFLSGFAYNMGGLMGGIANIILGVISSLYGISALAKFIDGFVIFSLILVFVSVITWPKRKIVVNN, encoded by the coding sequence ATGCTTAAAATAGCAATTATCTTAATGAAGGAGTATATTCATGCAACAATATCTTCCACGCTTTCTTGGGCAGGAAACATTTACGATTTACTCCTCATTACTTATGTTTATTCCTACTTAATGATAGCATTCTCGTTAAATTACCTCGATATATCTATATTATTTGCTCTAGGGCTAATAGGAAGAGTAGCAGGAGGAATGATATTTGGAAAATATGCCGATCTAATGGGTAGAAAACCAGTAATGATTATAGGAACGGGAGGTTATGCGTTATTTCAAGGCTTAATGGCTTTCTCTCCAAACGCGCTCTTGTTATTTGTCTTCAGGGGATTAGAAGGATTATTCATGGGTGCTGCGTGGACTGCAGGGATGGTATTAGCTTATGAAAAAGCTCCTGTAAGTGCTAGAGGATTCGTTACAGGGATCTATCAGGCAGGTTACGGAATAGGTTATGCTTTAACTGCAGTTACTTATTTCATTTTCTTATCAAGTTTGGCAAGTGATTGGAGACTATTTCTGTTAACTGGAGCATTTCCTCTTATTCTTCTTCCTTACATTCAGCTTAAAGTTGGAGAAAGTATAAAGAAGACTGAAGTTGAAAAACCGAGGTATAAGGATTACCTCGATGTACTAATAAAGGCAACATTAGCAATGAGCGGAATGTTTATTGCTTACTTTTCCGTATTTGGCAATTATACTACTATAGCATTGTATTATGCAAAAATGCCTCCATATTTCTTAGCAACTTTAATGCTCGTAGCTAATATGATTCTCGCCGGTTCGTTCGTGCTTTTCGGTAAATTAGCAGATAAGATTAATAAAAGGAAACTAATCTATGCCGGTGTTATAGGTTTACTTGCTTCGATTCCCTTCTCTGTTCCAATTTTCTCCTTTTTAATTAATCCTTATATAATGTTTATAGGAACAGTGGGCTTTGCTTTTTCAACTGGTTTCTGGCCGGTCATGCCACTTCTTTTAGCTGACTCTGTGCCAATAAATGTGAGAGGCTTTCTTTCGGGTTTTGCATATAATATGGGGGGCTTAATGGGAGGTATTGCTAACATAATTCTAGGAGTGATTTCATCCTTGTACGGAATATCTGCTTTAGCTAAATTTATAGACGGTTTCGTTATATTCTCGTTAATATTAGTATTCGTTAGCGTGATAACTTGGCCAAAGAGGAAAATCGTTGTTAATAACTAA
- a CDS encoding urease subunit gamma, producing MFLTPREQEKLLISWAAELARRRKAKGLKLNYEEAMAIIVDYIMESAREGKPMSEIIKGAQELLKEEDVMEGVPDLLDIVQVEATFPDGTKLVTVRNPIKSSSSMRTFEIKEGEIEIPEDGEIEITNTGDRPIQVSSHFHLFEVNKALKMDREKAFGFRLAIPAGTAIRFEPGQTKVVKIRKIGGNRRVTGLNGLTEGSLDHNKSEAIKRAKERGFM from the coding sequence ATGTTTCTAACTCCCAGAGAGCAGGAAAAACTTCTCATTTCTTGGGCTGCAGAGTTAGCTAGGAGAAGGAAAGCTAAAGGGCTAAAGTTGAATTACGAGGAGGCAATGGCAATAATAGTTGATTACATTATGGAAAGTGCAAGAGAAGGAAAGCCAATGAGTGAAATAATAAAGGGAGCTCAAGAACTTTTGAAGGAAGAAGATGTAATGGAAGGAGTTCCGGATTTGTTAGACATTGTACAAGTTGAGGCAACTTTCCCAGACGGAACAAAATTAGTTACTGTAAGAAATCCAATAAAATCTTCGTCATCAATGAGGACCTTTGAAATAAAAGAAGGAGAAATAGAAATACCGGAAGACGGAGAAATAGAAATTACTAACACTGGCGATAGGCCAATACAAGTTAGTTCTCATTTCCACTTATTTGAAGTAAATAAGGCTTTAAAGATGGATAGAGAAAAAGCCTTTGGTTTCAGATTGGCAATTCCTGCAGGTACAGCAATAAGGTTCGAGCCGGGGCAAACTAAAGTAGTAAAAATAAGAAAAATTGGAGGAAATAGGAGAGTAACTGGATTGAATGGCTTAACTGAAGGTTCGTTGGATCATAATAAGAGCGAAGCAATAAAAAGGGCGAAAGAGAGGGGATTCATGTGA
- a CDS encoding amidohydrolase family protein encodes MLIKNAKLLDGRIVNIKVEGERISCIGDCRGDEVIDAENKLVIPPYFNMHFHLDSAFTSVMNISGTLWEGIRVWQEIRGKLTEDEVYRNAITAVKLMVAYGTLWIRTHVDVTEKSLKLLRAIKKVKEDMKDVAEIQITAFPQDGIYTDKGNDEILRKAIEEGADNVGLIPHNEITREDGVKSIKFAFELAREYNKDVDGHIDETDDPNSRFLEVLAKETINNSWEGRVTAGHVTAMHSWDPAYRFRILPTVSRAGITVVPNPLINAVLQGRLEGYPKRRGNAPIKEMMKFNVNVALGHDCIMDPWYPLGSGNMLQVLFVAIHMDQLTGAEELLNSINLITFNSAKAWRVKNYGIKEGNDANLLITNADDVIDLLRFMEPPKFVIKKGKIIAKDGKYVLFNGKWEEVKRKP; translated from the coding sequence ATGCTCATAAAGAACGCTAAGCTACTCGACGGAAGGATTGTGAATATAAAGGTGGAAGGAGAAAGAATTTCTTGCATAGGAGATTGCAGAGGTGACGAGGTAATAGATGCAGAGAATAAACTTGTAATTCCACCGTATTTTAACATGCATTTTCATTTAGATAGTGCCTTTACTTCCGTAATGAATATTAGCGGTACTTTATGGGAAGGTATAAGGGTATGGCAAGAAATTAGAGGTAAATTAACAGAGGATGAAGTATATAGGAATGCTATTACTGCAGTGAAATTAATGGTAGCCTACGGCACTTTATGGATAAGGACGCACGTAGATGTTACTGAGAAGTCTTTGAAGCTCCTTAGAGCTATAAAGAAAGTTAAGGAAGATATGAAAGACGTAGCCGAAATTCAAATAACCGCATTTCCTCAGGACGGTATATATACGGATAAAGGTAATGACGAAATATTAAGGAAAGCAATAGAAGAGGGTGCGGACAACGTAGGTTTAATTCCTCACAATGAAATTACTAGAGAAGACGGAGTTAAATCGATAAAATTTGCCTTTGAGCTTGCTAGAGAATATAATAAGGACGTTGACGGTCATATAGATGAGACTGACGACCCTAATTCAAGGTTCCTAGAGGTTTTAGCTAAGGAGACTATAAATAATTCTTGGGAAGGAAGAGTAACTGCAGGTCACGTTACAGCAATGCATAGCTGGGATCCTGCTTATAGATTTAGAATATTACCTACAGTTTCAAGGGCAGGAATTACCGTAGTTCCAAATCCTTTAATAAACGCAGTACTTCAGGGCAGACTAGAAGGTTATCCAAAGAGGAGAGGCAATGCTCCAATAAAGGAAATGATGAAATTTAACGTTAATGTAGCGTTAGGGCATGATTGCATAATGGATCCTTGGTATCCTTTAGGGTCGGGTAATATGTTACAAGTATTATTTGTGGCAATTCACATGGATCAGTTAACGGGAGCAGAAGAGCTGTTAAATTCAATTAATTTAATTACTTTTAATTCAGCAAAGGCCTGGAGAGTTAAAAATTACGGAATAAAAGAAGGTAATGACGCTAACCTCCTAATAACTAACGCAGACGATGTTATAGATTTATTACGTTTCATGGAACCTCCCAAGTTTGTTATTAAGAAAGGAAAAATAATAGCAAAAGATGGAAAATATGTATTATTTAATGGAAAATGGGAAGAAGTAAAAAGAAAACCTTAA
- the ureC gene encoding urease subunit alpha, translated as MKISRERYAELYGPTEGDKIRLADTNLYVTIEKDLITKGEELVFGAGKVARDGLGLLPTAKEEEAMDLVITNAVIIDPMIGIVKADIGIKDGIIVGIGHAGNPFTMDGVDFVVGSNTEIISGEGLIATPGFIDTHVHWVAPQQVFDALSAGFTTIIGGGTGPAEGTKAVTATPGSWNLKMMMQALDVFPMNFGLTGKGSSSRITMEKAIEAGACGFKVHEDWGAMPRVIDETLTVADEYDVQVTIHTDTSNESGYLEDTLNAIGGRTIHAYHVEGAGGGHAPDIIRIAGEPNVLPSSTNPTKPYTIHTYEEHLEMLMAVHHLNPKVPEDVAYAESRIRAETMAAEDYLHDLGAISMMSSDSQAMGRVGETGIRTFQLAHKMKELGLIKMDDNFRVLRYLAKITINPAITHGISDYVGSLLPGRIADIVLWNPKFFPVKPYMVIKGGAIAWALMGETNASIAYAQPVLYKPMFGYYSAPMVSFFFTSQEGVNEASKILKRRVLPVKNTRKLGKKDMKYNNSLPKIEVDPDTYEVKVDGVIPKVPPAKSLPLTQLYFMF; from the coding sequence GTGAAAATATCTAGGGAAAGATATGCAGAACTTTACGGGCCTACAGAAGGAGATAAGATAAGGTTAGCTGACACCAACCTTTATGTAACAATAGAGAAGGATCTAATAACTAAGGGTGAGGAACTAGTATTTGGAGCTGGAAAAGTAGCAAGGGATGGTTTGGGCTTACTGCCTACAGCTAAAGAAGAAGAGGCAATGGATCTTGTTATAACTAATGCAGTCATAATAGATCCTATGATAGGAATTGTAAAGGCAGACATAGGTATAAAAGATGGCATAATAGTTGGAATAGGTCACGCTGGAAATCCTTTTACAATGGACGGAGTTGATTTTGTAGTAGGCTCTAATACTGAAATAATATCTGGAGAAGGGCTAATTGCTACTCCAGGATTTATAGATACTCACGTTCATTGGGTTGCTCCTCAGCAGGTCTTTGATGCTTTGTCTGCAGGTTTTACTACAATAATAGGTGGAGGAACTGGTCCGGCAGAAGGTACTAAAGCAGTTACCGCTACGCCTGGTAGTTGGAACTTAAAGATGATGATGCAAGCCTTAGATGTATTCCCTATGAACTTCGGCTTAACAGGTAAAGGTTCCTCTAGTAGGATAACAATGGAAAAAGCTATTGAGGCGGGAGCTTGCGGTTTTAAAGTTCACGAGGATTGGGGAGCTATGCCGAGAGTAATAGATGAAACTTTGACGGTAGCAGATGAATACGATGTTCAAGTTACTATACATACAGATACTTCAAACGAGAGCGGGTACTTAGAAGATACTTTGAATGCAATTGGAGGAAGGACAATTCACGCATATCACGTTGAAGGAGCAGGTGGAGGTCATGCACCCGACATAATAAGGATTGCCGGTGAGCCAAACGTCTTACCTTCTTCAACAAATCCTACAAAGCCTTATACTATACACACCTATGAGGAACACTTAGAAATGTTAATGGCAGTACATCATTTAAATCCAAAAGTCCCAGAAGACGTTGCTTACGCCGAATCGAGAATAAGGGCTGAGACTATGGCTGCGGAGGACTATTTACATGACCTAGGGGCAATTAGCATGATGTCGTCCGACTCGCAAGCAATGGGAAGAGTTGGAGAAACGGGAATAAGAACTTTCCAATTGGCACATAAGATGAAGGAATTAGGTTTAATAAAAATGGACGATAACTTCAGAGTTTTAAGATACTTAGCTAAAATCACTATTAACCCAGCAATTACTCATGGAATTTCTGACTATGTAGGGAGTTTATTACCAGGAAGAATAGCTGATATTGTACTTTGGAATCCTAAATTCTTTCCAGTAAAACCTTACATGGTAATTAAAGGAGGTGCAATTGCGTGGGCTTTAATGGGAGAAACTAATGCGTCGATTGCATATGCCCAGCCAGTGTTATATAAACCAATGTTTGGTTACTACTCAGCCCCGATGGTTTCGTTCTTCTTTACTTCCCAAGAAGGAGTTAATGAAGCCTCTAAAATCCTTAAGAGAAGAGTTTTGCCGGTAAAGAATACTAGGAAATTGGGTAAAAAGGATATGAAATATAATAATTCCTTGCCTAAAATAGAAGTTGACCCGGATACTTACGAAGTAAAAGTTGACG